In Babylonia areolata isolate BAREFJ2019XMU chromosome 19, ASM4173473v1, whole genome shotgun sequence, a single window of DNA contains:
- the LOC143293884 gene encoding pre-mRNA-processing factor 40 homolog A-like isoform X1 has translation MSNPNPGGNGPGMMPPYGMPPPGGPPPGFMPPMGGPPMGPGPMQGFNGPPNMPVPPPVFPPGMPPPMGFPPPMFPGGEMNQGTPPPPATQENKSPWGEFKAPDGRTYYYNSVTKKSSWEKPDELKTITEKLLSQCPWKEYKSDSGKVYYHNSQTKESCWTKPKELEELEEKIRAQESKAEDSIPMPSTQASAPSSAIQAAMEATLASISLPPPPSAAAASKPDAPAAAPPVTATTKPAKESESSESEGEAPPPKKEYHFRNKKEAIEAFKALLKEKDVPSTSSWESAMKLIINDGRYGALKHLNEKKQAFNEYKTQKAKEEKEEQRIRAKQAKEDLEQFLLHSDKMNSSVKYWKADTIFGDAEVWKSVSDRDRRDLFDDVVHLIAKREKEEAKALRKRNIKVFSEILDSMPNLQYCTTWSEAQQMLLDNTRFTDDPDLENMDKEDALICFEEHIRMLEQEYDDEKERERRRQKRIQRKNRESFVVLLDELHDKGKLNSMSLWMDLYPSISQDVRFSNMLGQAGSTPLDLFKFYVEDLKARFHDEKKIVKDILKDKAFFIEVATTYEAFSGVILSDKRASSLDSGNIKLTYNSLIEKAEAREKERLKEEARKLKKIENNFKTALSRHNIGLELTFEEAKEKMERDPAWEGITLESERLRLFKEYMTSLEESCMHHHSRHKKSRKKKNRRSRSRTPSSESDDDNSRHRSKKKKKARSESRSSDSEDDADRSSKKHKKKSKKKKRTSRSASRSEASDAEPEREYSKKKKHTPEPRKEKNDWNTSGSDLSESELEQKRRMLLQQLAGADG, from the exons ATGTCG aACCCAAATCCAGGAGGAAATGGTCCAGGCATGATGCCACCTTATGGA atgCCCCCTCCAGGCGGCCCACCCCCTGGGTTTATGCCCCCAATGGGAGGACCGCCAATGGGCCCTGGGCCCATGCAAG GTTTTAATGGACCCCCAAATATGCCAGTGCCACCACCTGTGTTTCCACCTGGCATGCCTCCACCTATGGGGTTCCCACCACCTATGTTTCCAG GTGGTGAGATGAATCAAGGCACCCCTCCTCCACCGGCAACTCAGGAGAATAAG AGTCCTTGGGGAGAGTTTAAAGCCCCTGATGGAAGAACCTACTATTACAACAGCGTCACCAAAAAGTCCAGCTGGGAAAAACCAGATGAACTGAAGACCATAACAGAG AAATTGTTATCACAATGTCCGTGGAAAGAGTACAAGTCAGACTCGGGCAAGGTGTACTACCACAACTCGCAGACCAAGGAGAGCTGCTGGACCAAGCCCAAGGAACTagaagagttggaggagaagaTCCGTGCCCAGGAATCAAA AGCAGAAGACTCTATCCCCATGCCCAGCACACAAGCGTCCGCCCCATCATCCGCCATCCAGGCCGCCATGGAAGCCACTCTGGCCTCCATCTCCTTGCCACCGCCCCCCTCGGCGGCCGCTGCCAGCAAACCAGACGCCCCGGCTGCTGCTCCTCCTGTCACAGCCACCACAAAGCCAGCTAAAGAGTCAGAAAG CTCTGAAAGCGAGGGGGAAGCCCCACCACCAAAGAAGGAATACCACTTCAGGAACAAAAAGGAGGCCATTGAAGCCTTTAAGGCATTGCTCAAAGAAAAG GATGTGCCATCTACCTCGTCATGGGAGAGTGCCATGAAACTGATCATCAACGACGGGCGGTACGGAGCTCTGAAGCATCTCAACGAGAAGAAACAAGCGTTCAACGAATACAAGACACAGAAGGCAAAGGAGGAAAAG GAAGAACAGAGAATCCGTGCCAAACAGGCCAAGGAGGATCTGGAGCAGTTCCTTCTCCACAGTGACAAGATGAACTCCTCCGTCAAATACTG GAAAGCAGACACCATCTTTGGGGACGCTGAGGTGTGGAAGAGTGTCAGTGACCGTGACAGGCGTGACCTCTTTGACGATGTTGTGCACCTGATTGCCAAACGAGAGAAG GAGGAAGCGAAGGCCTTGCGGAAACGCAACATCAAGGTGTTCTCCGAGATCCTGGACAGCATGCCCAACCTGCAGTACTGCACCACCTGGTCAGAGGCCCAGCAGATGCTGCTGGACAACACGCGGTTCACCGATGATCCCGATCTGGAAA ACATGGACAAAGAGGATGCTCTAATTTGTTTTGAGGAACATATCCGCATGTTGGAGCAAGAGTACGACGacgagaaggagagggaaagacggagacagaaacgcATTCAGCGTAAAAACAGGGAGAGCTTTGTT GTGTTGCTGGACGAGCTGCACGACAAGGGGAAGCTGAACTCCATGTCGCTGTGGATGGACCTGTACCCGTCCATCTCGCAGGACGTTCGCTTCTCCAACATGCTGGGGCAGGCAGGGTCCACCCCCCTTGACCTGTTCAAGTTCTACGTGGAGGATCTCAAGGCCAGGTTCCATGACGAGAAGAAAATTGTGAAAGATATTCTGAAG GACAAGGCCTTTTTCATCGAGGTGGCCACAACATACGAGGCCTTCAGTGGTGTCATTTTGAGCGACAAGAGGGCCAGCAGTCTGGACTCGGGCAACATCAAACTCACCTATAACAGT ttaatTGAAAAAGCAgaagccagagagaaagaaaggctaaAGGAAGAGGCAAGAAAG ttgaaaaaaatagaaaacaacTTCAAAACGGCCCTCAGTAGACACAACATTGGCCTGGAGCTGACATTTGAAGAG gccaaAGAAAAAATGGAGAGGGATCCTGCCTGGGAAGGAATCACGTTAGAATCCGAGCGCCTTCGTCTGTTCAAAGAATACATGACCTCTTTGGAGGAATCGTGCATGCATCATCATTCCCGCCACAAAAAgtccagaaagaagaagaatcgtcGCTCACGTTCCAGGACTCCATCT AGTGAATCAGATGACGACAATTCACGTCATAgatccaagaaaaagaaaaaggcacgATCGGAATCCAGATCCAGTGATTCAG AAGATGACGCAGACAGAAGCTCcaagaaacacaagaaaaaatctaagaagaagaaacgaacatCACGATCA gcaTCAAGATCCGAAGCATCAGATGCTGAACCTGAGCGGGAATAttccaagaagaagaaacacactccAGAACCCAGAAAGGAAAAG AACGACTGGAACACCTCAGGGAGTGACTTAAGTGAAAGTGAACTGGAACAGAAGCGACGTATGTTGCTCCAACAGCTGGCAGGAGCGGACGGCTGA
- the LOC143293884 gene encoding pre-mRNA-processing factor 40 homolog A-like isoform X3, whose translation MSNPNPGGNGPGMMPPYGMPPPGGPPPGFMPPMGGPPMGPGPMQGFNGPPNMPVPPPVFPPGMPPPMGFPPPMFPGGEMNQGTPPPPATQENKSPWGEFKAPDGRTYYYNSVTKKSSWEKPDELKTITEKLLSQCPWKEYKSDSGKVYYHNSQTKESCWTKPKELEELEEKIRAQESKAEDSIPMPSTQASAPSSAIQAAMEATLASISLPPPPSAAAASKPDAPAAAPPVTATTKPAKESESSESEGEAPPPKKEYHFRNKKEAIEAFKALLKEKDVPSTSSWESAMKLIINDGRYGALKHLNEKKQAFNEYKTQKAKEEKEEQRIRAKQAKEDLEQFLLHSDKMNSSVKYWKADTIFGDAEVWKSVSDRDRRDLFDDVVHLIAKREKEEAKALRKRNIKVFSEILDSMPNLQYCTTWSEAQQMLLDNTRFTDDPDLENMDKEDALICFEEHIRMLEQEYDDEKERERRRQKRIQRKNRESFVVLLDELHDKGKLNSMSLWMDLYPSISQDVRFSNMLGQAGSTPLDLFKFYVEDLKARFHDEKKIVKDILKDKAFFIEVATTYEAFSGVILSDKRASSLDSGNIKLTYNSLIEKAEAREKERLKEEARKLKKIENNFKTALSRHNIGLELTFEEAKEKMERDPAWEGITLESERLRLFKEYMTSLEESCMHHHSRHKKSRKKKNRRSRSRTPSSESDDDNSRHRSKKKKKARSESRSSDSEDDADRSSKKHKKKSKKKKRTSRSASRSEASDAEPEREYSKKKKHTPEPRKEKDFNLGACPTS comes from the exons ATGTCG aACCCAAATCCAGGAGGAAATGGTCCAGGCATGATGCCACCTTATGGA atgCCCCCTCCAGGCGGCCCACCCCCTGGGTTTATGCCCCCAATGGGAGGACCGCCAATGGGCCCTGGGCCCATGCAAG GTTTTAATGGACCCCCAAATATGCCAGTGCCACCACCTGTGTTTCCACCTGGCATGCCTCCACCTATGGGGTTCCCACCACCTATGTTTCCAG GTGGTGAGATGAATCAAGGCACCCCTCCTCCACCGGCAACTCAGGAGAATAAG AGTCCTTGGGGAGAGTTTAAAGCCCCTGATGGAAGAACCTACTATTACAACAGCGTCACCAAAAAGTCCAGCTGGGAAAAACCAGATGAACTGAAGACCATAACAGAG AAATTGTTATCACAATGTCCGTGGAAAGAGTACAAGTCAGACTCGGGCAAGGTGTACTACCACAACTCGCAGACCAAGGAGAGCTGCTGGACCAAGCCCAAGGAACTagaagagttggaggagaagaTCCGTGCCCAGGAATCAAA AGCAGAAGACTCTATCCCCATGCCCAGCACACAAGCGTCCGCCCCATCATCCGCCATCCAGGCCGCCATGGAAGCCACTCTGGCCTCCATCTCCTTGCCACCGCCCCCCTCGGCGGCCGCTGCCAGCAAACCAGACGCCCCGGCTGCTGCTCCTCCTGTCACAGCCACCACAAAGCCAGCTAAAGAGTCAGAAAG CTCTGAAAGCGAGGGGGAAGCCCCACCACCAAAGAAGGAATACCACTTCAGGAACAAAAAGGAGGCCATTGAAGCCTTTAAGGCATTGCTCAAAGAAAAG GATGTGCCATCTACCTCGTCATGGGAGAGTGCCATGAAACTGATCATCAACGACGGGCGGTACGGAGCTCTGAAGCATCTCAACGAGAAGAAACAAGCGTTCAACGAATACAAGACACAGAAGGCAAAGGAGGAAAAG GAAGAACAGAGAATCCGTGCCAAACAGGCCAAGGAGGATCTGGAGCAGTTCCTTCTCCACAGTGACAAGATGAACTCCTCCGTCAAATACTG GAAAGCAGACACCATCTTTGGGGACGCTGAGGTGTGGAAGAGTGTCAGTGACCGTGACAGGCGTGACCTCTTTGACGATGTTGTGCACCTGATTGCCAAACGAGAGAAG GAGGAAGCGAAGGCCTTGCGGAAACGCAACATCAAGGTGTTCTCCGAGATCCTGGACAGCATGCCCAACCTGCAGTACTGCACCACCTGGTCAGAGGCCCAGCAGATGCTGCTGGACAACACGCGGTTCACCGATGATCCCGATCTGGAAA ACATGGACAAAGAGGATGCTCTAATTTGTTTTGAGGAACATATCCGCATGTTGGAGCAAGAGTACGACGacgagaaggagagggaaagacggagacagaaacgcATTCAGCGTAAAAACAGGGAGAGCTTTGTT GTGTTGCTGGACGAGCTGCACGACAAGGGGAAGCTGAACTCCATGTCGCTGTGGATGGACCTGTACCCGTCCATCTCGCAGGACGTTCGCTTCTCCAACATGCTGGGGCAGGCAGGGTCCACCCCCCTTGACCTGTTCAAGTTCTACGTGGAGGATCTCAAGGCCAGGTTCCATGACGAGAAGAAAATTGTGAAAGATATTCTGAAG GACAAGGCCTTTTTCATCGAGGTGGCCACAACATACGAGGCCTTCAGTGGTGTCATTTTGAGCGACAAGAGGGCCAGCAGTCTGGACTCGGGCAACATCAAACTCACCTATAACAGT ttaatTGAAAAAGCAgaagccagagagaaagaaaggctaaAGGAAGAGGCAAGAAAG ttgaaaaaaatagaaaacaacTTCAAAACGGCCCTCAGTAGACACAACATTGGCCTGGAGCTGACATTTGAAGAG gccaaAGAAAAAATGGAGAGGGATCCTGCCTGGGAAGGAATCACGTTAGAATCCGAGCGCCTTCGTCTGTTCAAAGAATACATGACCTCTTTGGAGGAATCGTGCATGCATCATCATTCCCGCCACAAAAAgtccagaaagaagaagaatcgtcGCTCACGTTCCAGGACTCCATCT AGTGAATCAGATGACGACAATTCACGTCATAgatccaagaaaaagaaaaaggcacgATCGGAATCCAGATCCAGTGATTCAG AAGATGACGCAGACAGAAGCTCcaagaaacacaagaaaaaatctaagaagaagaaacgaacatCACGATCA gcaTCAAGATCCGAAGCATCAGATGCTGAACCTGAGCGGGAATAttccaagaagaagaaacacactccAGAACCCAGAAAGGAAAAG GATTTCAACCTAGGAGCATGCCCCACCTCTTGA
- the LOC143293884 gene encoding pre-mRNA-processing factor 40 homolog A-like isoform X2, which yields MSNPNPGGNGPGMMPPYGMPPPGGPPPGFMPPMGGPPMGPGPMQGFNGPPNMPVPPPVFPPGMPPPMGFPPPMFPGGEMNQGTPPPPATQENKSPWGEFKAPDGRTYYYNSVTKKSSWEKPDELKTITEKLLSQCPWKEYKSDSGKVYYHNSQTKESCWTKPKELEELEEKIRAQESKAEDSIPMPSTQASAPSSAIQAAMEATLASISLPPPPSAAAASKPDAPAAAPPVTATTKPAKESESSESEGEAPPPKKEYHFRNKKEAIEAFKALLKEKDVPSTSSWESAMKLIINDGRYGALKHLNEKKQAFNEYKTQKAKEEKEEQRIRAKQAKEDLEQFLLHSDKMNSSVKYWKADTIFGDAEVWKSVSDRDRRDLFDDVVHLIAKREKEEAKALRKRNIKVFSEILDSMPNLQYCTTWSEAQQMLLDNTRFTDDPDLENMDKEDALICFEEHIRMLEQEYDDEKERERRRQKRIQRKNRESFVVLLDELHDKGKLNSMSLWMDLYPSISQDVRFSNMLGQAGSTPLDLFKFYVEDLKARFHDEKKIVKDILKDKAFFIEVATTYEAFSGVILSDKRASSLDSGNIKLTYNSLIEKAEAREKERLKEEARKLKKIENNFKTALSRHNIGLELTFEEAKEKMERDPAWEGITLESERLRLFKEYMTSLEESCMHHHSRHKKSRKKKNRRSRSRTPSSESDDDNSRHRSKKKKKARSESRSSDSDDADRSSKKHKKKSKKKKRTSRSASRSEASDAEPEREYSKKKKHTPEPRKEKNDWNTSGSDLSESELEQKRRMLLQQLAGADG from the exons ATGTCG aACCCAAATCCAGGAGGAAATGGTCCAGGCATGATGCCACCTTATGGA atgCCCCCTCCAGGCGGCCCACCCCCTGGGTTTATGCCCCCAATGGGAGGACCGCCAATGGGCCCTGGGCCCATGCAAG GTTTTAATGGACCCCCAAATATGCCAGTGCCACCACCTGTGTTTCCACCTGGCATGCCTCCACCTATGGGGTTCCCACCACCTATGTTTCCAG GTGGTGAGATGAATCAAGGCACCCCTCCTCCACCGGCAACTCAGGAGAATAAG AGTCCTTGGGGAGAGTTTAAAGCCCCTGATGGAAGAACCTACTATTACAACAGCGTCACCAAAAAGTCCAGCTGGGAAAAACCAGATGAACTGAAGACCATAACAGAG AAATTGTTATCACAATGTCCGTGGAAAGAGTACAAGTCAGACTCGGGCAAGGTGTACTACCACAACTCGCAGACCAAGGAGAGCTGCTGGACCAAGCCCAAGGAACTagaagagttggaggagaagaTCCGTGCCCAGGAATCAAA AGCAGAAGACTCTATCCCCATGCCCAGCACACAAGCGTCCGCCCCATCATCCGCCATCCAGGCCGCCATGGAAGCCACTCTGGCCTCCATCTCCTTGCCACCGCCCCCCTCGGCGGCCGCTGCCAGCAAACCAGACGCCCCGGCTGCTGCTCCTCCTGTCACAGCCACCACAAAGCCAGCTAAAGAGTCAGAAAG CTCTGAAAGCGAGGGGGAAGCCCCACCACCAAAGAAGGAATACCACTTCAGGAACAAAAAGGAGGCCATTGAAGCCTTTAAGGCATTGCTCAAAGAAAAG GATGTGCCATCTACCTCGTCATGGGAGAGTGCCATGAAACTGATCATCAACGACGGGCGGTACGGAGCTCTGAAGCATCTCAACGAGAAGAAACAAGCGTTCAACGAATACAAGACACAGAAGGCAAAGGAGGAAAAG GAAGAACAGAGAATCCGTGCCAAACAGGCCAAGGAGGATCTGGAGCAGTTCCTTCTCCACAGTGACAAGATGAACTCCTCCGTCAAATACTG GAAAGCAGACACCATCTTTGGGGACGCTGAGGTGTGGAAGAGTGTCAGTGACCGTGACAGGCGTGACCTCTTTGACGATGTTGTGCACCTGATTGCCAAACGAGAGAAG GAGGAAGCGAAGGCCTTGCGGAAACGCAACATCAAGGTGTTCTCCGAGATCCTGGACAGCATGCCCAACCTGCAGTACTGCACCACCTGGTCAGAGGCCCAGCAGATGCTGCTGGACAACACGCGGTTCACCGATGATCCCGATCTGGAAA ACATGGACAAAGAGGATGCTCTAATTTGTTTTGAGGAACATATCCGCATGTTGGAGCAAGAGTACGACGacgagaaggagagggaaagacggagacagaaacgcATTCAGCGTAAAAACAGGGAGAGCTTTGTT GTGTTGCTGGACGAGCTGCACGACAAGGGGAAGCTGAACTCCATGTCGCTGTGGATGGACCTGTACCCGTCCATCTCGCAGGACGTTCGCTTCTCCAACATGCTGGGGCAGGCAGGGTCCACCCCCCTTGACCTGTTCAAGTTCTACGTGGAGGATCTCAAGGCCAGGTTCCATGACGAGAAGAAAATTGTGAAAGATATTCTGAAG GACAAGGCCTTTTTCATCGAGGTGGCCACAACATACGAGGCCTTCAGTGGTGTCATTTTGAGCGACAAGAGGGCCAGCAGTCTGGACTCGGGCAACATCAAACTCACCTATAACAGT ttaatTGAAAAAGCAgaagccagagagaaagaaaggctaaAGGAAGAGGCAAGAAAG ttgaaaaaaatagaaaacaacTTCAAAACGGCCCTCAGTAGACACAACATTGGCCTGGAGCTGACATTTGAAGAG gccaaAGAAAAAATGGAGAGGGATCCTGCCTGGGAAGGAATCACGTTAGAATCCGAGCGCCTTCGTCTGTTCAAAGAATACATGACCTCTTTGGAGGAATCGTGCATGCATCATCATTCCCGCCACAAAAAgtccagaaagaagaagaatcgtcGCTCACGTTCCAGGACTCCATCT AGTGAATCAGATGACGACAATTCACGTCATAgatccaagaaaaagaaaaaggcacgATCGGAATCCAGATCCAGTGATTCAG ATGACGCAGACAGAAGCTCcaagaaacacaagaaaaaatctaagaagaagaaacgaacatCACGATCA gcaTCAAGATCCGAAGCATCAGATGCTGAACCTGAGCGGGAATAttccaagaagaagaaacacactccAGAACCCAGAAAGGAAAAG AACGACTGGAACACCTCAGGGAGTGACTTAAGTGAAAGTGAACTGGAACAGAAGCGACGTATGTTGCTCCAACAGCTGGCAGGAGCGGACGGCTGA